The following DNA comes from Thermococcus sp. LS1.
GTGTCGACGGTTTGGCCTTCTTTGATGAGGATTTTCTTTACTACTCCGTCTTTTGGTGCTGGGATTTCGTTTTCCATTTTCATTGCCTCGAGGATGAGTAGTCCTTGGCCGGTTT
Coding sequences within:
- a CDS encoding biotin/lipoyl-containing protein, translated to TGQGLLILEAMKMENEIPAPKDGVVKKILIKEGQTVDTGQPLIELG